CTGCGGGGCGACTTGCTTGAGATTTTTCTTGGAGCAGGGCTTGAGGTGGTTCATTTTGAATTGCAAAAGGTTCATTGGCGTGCGTCAATTCGGACTCACGCACGGTCTTTACTGCCGACATACTTGATTCTCCTTTCAAATGTTTGCGCTTGTGCTCATTTGTGGCACTTTTGCGCCTTGAGCTTGCTGTGCTTAATTTAGCCCAAGCCGCACGCTTTTCAAAACAGAAAAGGTGCTGGATGTTGCGAGCGCTGCACTCTGTCGGGCAAATTTGGGTAATTTTGGGTTGAGGCGACAAAAAAAGCCCGAACATGTCGGGCTTTTCGGCGATTCTCTCTGACGTCTTAGGCAGTGGCTTCGACGCGAACGATTTCTGGGACTGCACGTTTGATTGCTTGCTCAACACCTGCTCGCAAGGTCATTGTAGACATTGGGCAAGAGCCGCAAGCACCCACCAAACGCAAATCCACCGTCATATCTTCGCGGATGCCAAGCATCTGGCAGTCGCCACCATCAGCCTGCAAGTATGGGCGAATGTTGTCCAAGGCTTCTTGCACTTTGAGGTAGATTGGGTTGTCGGCAGGCAAATAAGTGATTTCTGTTGCCTCCGTTCTGACTTCACCTTCAGGTTGCTGTGTCATTGTCATGTTCCTTTCGTTTTATTCTTACAAGAAAATTTTCTGTTAAGGTATTAAACGCCTGTCTGAAATCAAAGTTCAGATTTCGATTTCGAGTTTTGCTGCACCAATGCCGGCGTTCTTAATTGCAATCTGCTGTGCTAATTTCTCTGCGGACTCCATGAAGAGTCGGGCTTGCATAGATTCAGGATTGCGGATTACGATTGGAACACCTTCATCACCACCTTCGCGCACATCTTTGCTCAGCGGAATTTCGCCTAAGAAGGGCAGGTTGTGTTCTGCGGCAAGTCTTGCACCGCCGCCTTGTCCAAAGATATATTCTTTGCTGCCATCAGGGAGTGCGTAGTAACTCATATTTTCTAACACGCCTAGCACTGGCACTTTGACTTGCTCGAACATCGCAACGGCTTTGACAACATCCGCTAGTGCCACATCTTGTGGCGTGGTTACAACAACGGCACCTGTGAGTGGTGCAGCTTGTACAAGCGTCAGTTGAATATCTCCTGTGCCCGGCGGTAAATCAAAAAGCAGATAATCAAGTTCGTTCCATTCGACATCAGTCATAAATTGACGCAACGCCGATGAGACCATAGGACCGCGCCAGACTACCGCCGTTTTTTGATCGACCAAGAACCCGATTGACATCAACTTGACGCCGTATTTTTCAATCGGTACAATGGTTTTACCCAAGATCGCCGGCTTTTCATTTTTCAAGCCAAACATGGTTGGGATCGAAGGACCATAAATATCGGCATCAATTAAGCCAACTTTTGCTCCTGTTTTTGCAAGTGCGACGGAAAGATTCACTGCTACGGTCGACTTGCCTACGCCGCCTTTGCCTGATGCAACTGCAATCAAATTCTTGACGCGGCTGAGCGGATGGTTCGGGTTTGCTACTTGTGCTGCCATGGGATTGGCACTGGTTACGTTAGCGGTCATTTCAATCTCCACATTCTGCGCCTCTTTGACAAAATGCCGAATGGCATTGGTGCAAGCGTTTTTGATGAGGTCTTTGAGTGGACATGCCGGCGTGGTTAGCACCACTGTAAATGACACATTGTTCTGCGCATCGATTTTGATGTTTTTTACCATGTTGAGCGAGATGAGATCTTTGCCCAAGTCGGGCTCAATCACATTGCGCAGTGCATCCACAATTTGCCGTTCTGTGATGGTTGCCATAGTTAGTTTATTGTTAAGAGTTAAGTAAAAAATTCAATCTTGCGCTTCGCTTTCACTCAAATCATTTTGTCCGAGTCTGCGCAGCGCTTTGAAAATAAGTTCGCGGTGACGCAGCGTTTCTATTTTTACCGAAATTGCAAGTGTGCCAATAAATACCAAAAACAGTACAGATGCTGTAAGCGCCGAGGTCTCAGGTATACCAAATTTTGTCCAAACAAAAAGCACGCTGACAAAGCCTACCCAGAGTCCTGCTAGCAACCAGCGAAAGCGTATCGAGCGCTGATTGAGTCGGCGCAGTTCTTCATCAATAAAGCGCATATCCAAACTCTCTTTCAGATACGCTTGCTCGCGGTAATTTAACTTACCTAATTCGCGCAGTAAGAGTGACTTAACGGATTGCTCACGCAGCGACAGCATGCTTTCATGTTAG
Above is a window of [Chlorobium] sp. 445 DNA encoding:
- a CDS encoding iron-sulfur cluster carrier protein ApbC; translation: MATITERQIVDALRNVIEPDLGKDLISLNMVKNIKIDAQNNVSFTVVLTTPACPLKDLIKNACTNAIRHFVKEAQNVEIEMTANVTSANPMAAQVANPNHPLSRVKNLIAVASGKGGVGKSTVAVNLSVALAKTGAKVGLIDADIYGPSIPTMFGLKNEKPAILGKTIVPIEKYGVKLMSIGFLVDQKTAVVWRGPMVSSALRQFMTDVEWNELDYLLFDLPPGTGDIQLTLVQAAPLTGAVVVTTPQDVALADVVKAVAMFEQVKVPVLGVLENMSYYALPDGSKEYIFGQGGGARLAAEHNLPFLGEIPLSKDVREGGDEGVPIVIRNPESMQARLFMESAEKLAQQIAIKNAGIGAAKLEIEI